In Natronoarchaeum philippinense, a single window of DNA contains:
- a CDS encoding twin-arginine translocase TatA/TatE family subunit — MAPEITPLFAIPGGPEMLVVLLLAVLLFGANKIPKLARSTGEAMGEFQKGREEVEQELQEMRDGPGETDSTPEPADDDEFVETDHVASEDAETESSNN, encoded by the coding sequence ATGGCACCTGAAATCACACCGCTGTTCGCCATTCCCGGCGGTCCGGAGATGCTCGTCGTGTTGCTCCTGGCCGTCCTCCTGTTTGGCGCAAACAAGATCCCCAAGCTCGCCCGGTCGACCGGCGAGGCGATGGGCGAGTTCCAGAAAGGACGTGAAGAAGTCGAGCAGGAGCTACAGGAAATGCGCGATGGACCCGGCGAGACGGACAGCACGCCCGAGCCCGCGGACGACGACGAGTTCGTCGAGACCGACCACGTTGCGAGTGAGGACGCCGAAACCGAGAGCTCCAACAACTGA
- a CDS encoding redoxin domain-containing protein — protein MVDTGDSAPDFTAPLANGDIESLTLSDELGDAPIVLAFFPGAFTGVCTDEMCTFQDRLSGFEDIGATVYGISRDTPFSLNEFRDQNDLSFGLISDLNKEIIDAYDIEMDFDDLGVYGVAKRSVFVVDADGEITYSWVSDDPGVEPDYEEVREAAAAAATVEAAD, from the coding sequence ATGGTCGACACAGGCGACTCCGCTCCGGACTTCACTGCACCGCTTGCCAACGGCGACATCGAATCCCTGACGCTCTCGGACGAACTCGGCGATGCGCCGATCGTGCTGGCGTTCTTCCCCGGCGCGTTTACCGGCGTCTGCACCGACGAGATGTGTACGTTCCAAGACCGACTCTCGGGCTTCGAGGACATCGGTGCGACGGTTTACGGCATCAGCCGCGATACGCCCTTCTCGCTCAACGAGTTCCGCGATCAGAACGATCTGAGCTTCGGGCTGATCAGCGACCTCAATAAGGAGATCATCGACGCGTACGACATCGAGATGGACTTCGACGATCTCGGCGTCTACGGCGTCGCCAAGCGCTCGGTGTTCGTCGTCGACGCCGACGGCGAAATCACGTACTCGTGGGTCAGCGACGACCCCGGCGTCGAACCGGACTACGAGGAAGTCCGCGAGGCCGCGGCCGCCGCCGCCACCGTCGAAGCCGCAGACTAA